Sequence from the Saccharopolyspora pogona genome:
GGCGGGACGGCCAGACCGGCAAGACATCGGACGACATCGACCCGAAGGACTACGAACTGGGCAGCAATTGACCGACGTGGCCGCTCCGGACGGAGTGCGCGGCCTGGTGGCCGAGTTGGACTCGGCGGGCGATCTGCCCGCCGAGTTCCACCCGGCTTTCCTTGCTGCCGCACGGGAATGGTTCATTCCGGGGCGGTTCTGGTATCAGCCCGGCGACGGGGCCGAGGACACGGCGGTGGACCGGGCCACCGACCCGGACCGGTGGCTGTCTGCGGTGTATGCGGACCGGCCGCTGGTGACCCAGTTCGATGACGGGGCGACCGCGTGGCCCGAAATCGGCCACCGTCCGACCAGTTCGGCGTCCATGCCCTCGGTGGTGGCGGGGATGCTGCGGGCGCTGGAGCCCCAACCCGGGGACGCGGCGCTGGAGATCGGCACCGGAACCGGGTGGAACGCGGCTCTGCTGGCCGAGATCGTCGGCGGGTCCGGCCACGTGACCACGGTGGAGATTGACCCGGAGGTGGCCAGTCAAGCGCGGGCGAACCTGCGCACGGCCGGGTATGAGCGGGTGGAGACGATCGAAGGCGACGCGGCGGCCGGACTTGCGGGTGATCGCCAGTTCGATCGGATCATCGCGACCGCTGGTGTCCATCTTGGACAGTTGCCGTACTCGTGGGTTGAGCGCACTGTCCCGGGCGGGGTGATTGTCGCCCCGATGCGGGCGGACATGGCGACCGGGCCACTGGTGCGGTTCGTCGTCGTCGAGGACGGCACGGCGCGCGGACACGCGGTGGAACGGCTGAAAGTGTCCTTTATGGACATGCGATCGCATCGCGTGAGTTCAGTCGATTTCGGGACTATGCGGTGGGATGACGACTCGGCGGACCGGTCGTGGACCGACTTGGCCCCGTGGGTGCCGCTGCTGGCCGATGATCATCGGTGGCCGATCGCGGTAGCGCTGCCGGGCTGCCGCTACGACGTGTGGAAGGCCAGCGAGGACCGGCCAGGGGTGGCGTGGCTGGTCGATCCGTTGTCGGGGTCGTGGGCCAGCGTGGTCCCCGAGGGGGAGCGGTTCCGGGTCCGCCAAGTCGGGCCGCGCCGGTTGTGGGATGCCGCCGAGGCGGCCTACCGGTGGTGGGTCGAACGCGGCGAGCCGCCGTTGTCGGCGTGGGAGTGGACCATCACCCCGGACCGGCAGAGCGTCACCCTGCCGCCCGATTCCGGCCGCTGAGAACGGCTGTGCACGCCCCGGTGGTGCCGCTCAGGCGGCACCACCGGGGCGTGTCGCGTTGTTGGCGGTGCCGTGCTGCCAGCACAGGGCCGCGTGAAGCCGCTGTATGACGTGTTCGTCGTCGGCCTCGGTCGGGTCGTCGCCTACGGGTAGCCACTCCTCGGCGACCGGGCGGCCGTTCACGGTGCGGGTGATCAGCATCCCGGGGTAGGCGAGCAGTTCGCCGCCGAGGTCCACGGTGCGGGTACTCAGGGTGAGGTCCACCGCGCGGAGACCAGGCACGCGGCGGAAGTGAAGCCCTTCGGACACGGGCTCACCTGGTCTTTCGTGCGTACTGCGGGGGTAGGTCTCCTGTAGGTCGCAGAGATCAGCGGCGGTGTTACCGGCGGCCTGTTCAAACGAATTCAACACACCTGGTCGGCGTCCGGATCGTCCAGGAGGTCTCGCAGCCGGGCGTCCAGGCGGGCGGTTTCGGCGGCCCACCATTCGGCCTCGCGCTCGGCGTGGCCCGGCGGGGCGGCGGCCAGCGGGCCGAGCCCGCTGGCCGCCTGCCGCCAGCGGGTGTGTTCGGCCTCGGCGTGCTCGGCGGCGGTCGTGGTGCGCCTGATCTCGTACTCGGTCCCCTCACGCACTGCGTCGGCACCTCCCGGTCCTGGCAGACCGTGATGTACTCCTCCAGTTCGGTCGGCGACCGGTGCAATCGGTCCGTGTGCCAGGCCGCACCGCATCCCCCCGGCCCGCCCGCAGGAACGCCAGCATCCGCAAGTAGTCCTTGCGTGGCTTGCCGGAGTACGCGGACATGTCGTTGTCCACGAACACCGCGACCACCAGCCACCCCAACCGCTCGGCCAGCGCCCGGCAATCCTTCTCCTGCCGCTCCACCCCGAGCCCCGCGCCAATTTTTGGCAGCAAAGGCGGGGCGGAGCCGCATGCCGCACACCTCCGCTGACGCGGGCCTGGAGAGCTGCTGTGACCAGGCTCAATTGACCGGAAGAAAAATCTCGGACACGGGAGCCTTACACTGAGGTGTAACTCCGGCTTCGTCCTTCAGGGAGTTCTCGGTGGTCACCGACCGGCCCCAACCGGCTAACGCAAGTACCCCTACAGACCTCTCCGGCCCTGCTCTCGAACGCGACATCCCCCGCGAGGAATGCGGCGTCTTCGGTGTTTGGGCTCCCGGCGAGGAAGTCGCGAAACTGAGCTTCTACGGCATCTTCGCCCTCCAGCACCGCGGCCAGGAAGCCGCCGGCATCGCTGTCGGCGACGGCTCGCAGGTGCTCGTCTACAAGGATTTAGGCCTGGTCAGCCAGGTGTTCAACGAGCAGACCCTGGCGTCGCTGCGCGGCCACGTCGCCGTCGGGCACGCCCGGTACTCGACCACTGGCGGCGGCAGTTGGGAGAACGCCCAGCCGACGTTCCGCACCACGGCCACCGGCAGCGTGGTGGCCCTGGGCCACAACGGCAACCTGGTCAACACGGCGGAACTGCTGGACCGCCTCGCCGAGGAGGGCGCCGACACCACGGCCAACGCGTCTTCGCCTGCCAACGGCTGCGCGCGCGCCACCAGCGACTCCGACCTGGTGACCGGCCTGCTGGCGGCGCACGCCGCCGACAAGGGCCTCGAACAGGCCGCGATGGAACTGTTCCCCACGGTGCGCGGCGCTTTCTCGATGGTCTTCTGCGACGAGCAGACCCTCTACGCGGTGCGCGACCCGCACGGCGTGCGCCCGCTGGTGCTCGGTCGGCTGGAACGCGGCTGGGTGGTGGCCAGCGAGACGGCCGCGCTGGACATCGTCGGCGCGTCGTTCGTCCGCGAGGTCGAGCCCGGCGAGCTGCTGGCCATCGACGGCGACGGACTGCGCTCCCAGCACTTCGCCAGCCCGAAGCCGAAGGGCTGCATCTTCGAGTACGTCTACCTGGCCCGCCCGGACACGACGATCTCGGGCCGCTCGGTGCACGGCACCCGCGTGGAGATCGGCCGTCGGCTCGCCAAGGAACACCCGGTGGACGCCGACCTGGTGATCCCCGTTCCGGAATCGGGCACGCCCGCCGCGATCGGCTACGCCCAGGCCTCCGGCATCCCGTACGGCAACGGCCTGGTCAAGAACTCCTACGTCGGCCGGACCTTCATCCAGCCGTCGCAGACGATCCGCCAGCTCGGCATCCGGCTGAAGCTGAACCCGCTGCGCGAGGTGATCCGCGGCAAGCGCCTGGTCGTGGTGGACGACTCGATCGTCCGCGGCAACACCCAGCGTGCCCTGGTCCGGATGCTGCGCGAGGCCGGCGCGATCGAGGTGCACGTCCGGATCGCCTCGCCGCCGGTGAAGTGGCCGTGCTTCTATGGCATCGACTTCGCCTCCCGCGCCGAGCTGGTCGCCAACGGCCTGGACATGGACGGGGTGCGCCGCTCGATCGGCGCGGACAGCCTCGGCCACGTGTCGCTGGACAGCCTGGTCGCCGCGACCGAGCAGCCCCGCACCAGGCTGTGCGCGGCCTGCTTCGACGGCGACTACCCGATCCCGCTGCCGGCGGACGCCCGCATCGGCAAGTACCTGCTGGAGGGCCTCAACCAGGCAGAACGCGGTGTCGCGGGACCGGCCGAACCGGTGCTGCCGAGCAGCTACGGCGCGGCCGACGCGCTGCAGCGGCCCTGACGACCGCACCGTTGTTGCCCGAGGTTCGCCGTCGGCGCGTAGCGTTGAACGTGCTACACATGCGCGTCCGGCGAAT
This genomic interval carries:
- a CDS encoding methyltransferase domain-containing protein; this translates as MAAPDGVRGLVAELDSAGDLPAEFHPAFLAAAREWFIPGRFWYQPGDGAEDTAVDRATDPDRWLSAVYADRPLVTQFDDGATAWPEIGHRPTSSASMPSVVAGMLRALEPQPGDAALEIGTGTGWNAALLAEIVGGSGHVTTVEIDPEVASQARANLRTAGYERVETIEGDAAAGLAGDRQFDRIIATAGVHLGQLPYSWVERTVPGGVIVAPMRADMATGPLVRFVVVEDGTARGHAVERLKVSFMDMRSHRVSSVDFGTMRWDDDSADRSWTDLAPWVPLLADDHRWPIAVALPGCRYDVWKASEDRPGVAWLVDPLSGSWASVVPEGERFRVRQVGPRRLWDAAEAAYRWWVERGEPPLSAWEWTITPDRQSVTLPPDSGR
- a CDS encoding recombinase family protein, with translation MERQEKDCRALAERLGWLVVAVFVDNDMSAYSGKPRKDYLRMLAFLRAGRGDAVRPGTRTDCTGRRPNWRSTSRSARTGRCRRSA
- the purF gene encoding amidophosphoribosyltransferase is translated as MPREECGVFGVWAPGEEVAKLSFYGIFALQHRGQEAAGIAVGDGSQVLVYKDLGLVSQVFNEQTLASLRGHVAVGHARYSTTGGGSWENAQPTFRTTATGSVVALGHNGNLVNTAELLDRLAEEGADTTANASSPANGCARATSDSDLVTGLLAAHAADKGLEQAAMELFPTVRGAFSMVFCDEQTLYAVRDPHGVRPLVLGRLERGWVVASETAALDIVGASFVREVEPGELLAIDGDGLRSQHFASPKPKGCIFEYVYLARPDTTISGRSVHGTRVEIGRRLAKEHPVDADLVIPVPESGTPAAIGYAQASGIPYGNGLVKNSYVGRTFIQPSQTIRQLGIRLKLNPLREVIRGKRLVVVDDSIVRGNTQRALVRMLREAGAIEVHVRIASPPVKWPCFYGIDFASRAELVANGLDMDGVRRSIGADSLGHVSLDSLVAATEQPRTRLCAACFDGDYPIPLPADARIGKYLLEGLNQAERGVAGPAEPVLPSSYGAADALQRP